The following are encoded together in the Leptospira stimsonii genome:
- a CDS encoding BsuBI/PstI family type II restriction endonuclease: MSRKNSKIEEAIEILTELRAFDPLLTKGRRERIALALLALANVRPNSFWKNAQNWTGRADSWSLSTREIITFWNTNYGLTISPGSYDDVRRKVLIYLVQAGIVLKSAGNPDANTNNPTRKYGISQEVGDLLRAYPGGPWKKHIEKFINKHGDYAARVERAKDLPVVPVMFPNGKQLELSVGEHNEIQKLIIENFLPRFLKKPVVLYVGDTNNKLLFMDEKMLYKVGIPTPNHDKLPDIIALDLEKNWIFLIEAVHSSNPISRVRHLELEELMKECKLDIVYVSAFKDRNSFRNWLIEISWETEVWLGDSPEHMIHFNGDKFLGPHIKK, translated from the coding sequence TAACTGAGTTAAGAGCATTTGATCCATTGCTGACAAAGGGAAGGAGGGAAAGAATTGCTTTAGCACTCTTGGCTTTGGCGAATGTTCGACCAAATTCATTTTGGAAGAATGCGCAGAATTGGACTGGGCGTGCAGATTCTTGGAGCCTAAGTACTCGCGAAATCATTACGTTTTGGAACACAAATTATGGATTAACTATTTCTCCCGGCTCTTATGATGACGTAAGAAGAAAAGTTTTGATTTATCTAGTGCAAGCAGGGATAGTTCTTAAAAGTGCAGGCAACCCCGATGCTAACACGAATAATCCTACTCGAAAATATGGAATTTCTCAAGAAGTGGGTGATCTCCTTAGGGCTTATCCAGGCGGACCGTGGAAAAAGCACATCGAGAAATTTATTAATAAACACGGTGATTATGCAGCTCGGGTTGAGAGAGCGAAAGACCTTCCTGTTGTTCCGGTTATGTTTCCAAATGGAAAACAGTTGGAATTGTCGGTGGGCGAACATAATGAAATTCAAAAATTGATCATTGAAAACTTCTTACCTAGATTTTTAAAGAAGCCTGTTGTTTTATATGTGGGAGACACGAATAACAAATTACTTTTCATGGACGAAAAGATGCTCTACAAAGTTGGAATTCCTACGCCAAATCATGATAAGTTGCCTGATATTATTGCATTGGACCTAGAAAAGAATTGGATTTTTCTAATCGAAGCAGTTCATTCCTCGAATCCCATTTCGAGAGTCCGGCATTTAGAATTAGAAGAATTGATGAAAGAGTGTAAACTGGATATTGTTTATGTTTCTGCTTTTAAAGATCGTAATTCATTCAGAAATTGGTTAATCGAAATTAGCTGGGAAACTGAAGTTTGGCTAGGCGATTCTCCAGAACATATGATCCACTTTAATGGAGACAAATTTCTTGGACCACATATTAAAAAATAA